Below is a genomic region from Miniphocaeibacter halophilus.
ATTTATTACCTTCACTTGTTTTTAGTCCAATACTTCCTATAGATGCGGTTTTTCTATTGTTGTAATTTAAAATTTCTTCTAACATATAGGTAGCTGTGGTTTTTCCATTTGTACCTGTTATTCCCACCATATTTAATTTTTTACTTGGTTCACCAAATAATACAGAAGATAATTCAGAAAGTGCTGCCCTTGTATTATTTGTTTTTATATAGGTAATATTTTGAATATAATCTTTTAGTTCCGATTGATGAAAAATAACCTTACTCCCATTTTTTATTGCGTCTTCTATGAATTTATGACCATCTGTGACAAATCCTTTTATTGCAATAAAGGCAGTGTTTTCATCTACTTCTTTGGAATTTAAAGATATATATTCTATATTTGTAGTTATATCACCTTTAATTTTTTCAGTTTTAATATGGCTTATTAATTCTCCTACTAACATTAATCCCCCTAGCTGGTTCTTTTTACTTTATATCCTTCGTTGTAAAGCCTTTCTATTATTTTGTTTATATGATCATGACCATTAGCTTCAACTTGAACCTGTAAAACAACATCTGTTAGTCTATCTGCTGTTTTAAATTGGTCATGGGATACTTCTACAACGTTGGCACTCATTTCAGCTAAAATTCTTGCAATATTCAAAAGTTCTCCCGGTCTGTCCGGTAATAATACAGTAAAACCAAATAGTCTACCTTTAGATATAAGACCTTTTTGAACCATAGTTGAAATAGTAACCATATCTATATTACCACCACTAATTACACATGCAACCTTTTTATTCCAAACTTTGAGTTTTTTTGCAGCAGCAACAGACATAGCTCCTGAAGATTCAGCCATTAATTTATGGGTTTCCATTATTTCTATAAAACTTTCCATTATTTCATAATCGGATACTGAAATTATTTCATCAACATAATTTCTAACTAATTCGTATGTTATTTTCCCCGGTTCTTTAACTGCAACACCATCTGCAATTGTATCAACATTGTCTAAACAGGTAATATGTCCATCTTCTATTGAGCAAGTCATAGACTTAGCACCTTCCGGCTCAACTCCAATTATTTTTATATTAGGATTAATTTGTTTTGCAGCAACTGCAATTCCTGAAATTAATCCACCTCCACCAATTGGAACGATTATTATATCCATATCCGGTTGTTCTTTAAGTATTTCCAGAGAAATAGTACCTTGTCCTTCAATAACATCTAAATCATCAAAGGGATGTACAAATTCCAAATTTTTCTCTTTAGCAATTTCTTCCGCTTTGTGAAAAGCCTCATCAAAATTAGTACCATATAATAATACATCTACTCCGTATTTTCTTGTTCCTTCAACTTTAATTAAGGGAGTTGTAGAAGGCATTACTATAGTTGCACTTGCTCCTGCCTCTTTTGCAGAATAAGCCACTCCTTGAGCATGATTTCCCGCTGAAGCGGAGATTAATCCCTTAGTTTTTTGTTCTTCGGTCATTTTGGAAATTTTATTATATGCTCCCCTTATTTTAAATGCACCTGTAACTTGTAAGTTTTCAGGTTTTAAGTAAATTTCATTACCAAAAATATTTGAAAAAGCATCGCTATATATTAATCTTGTAGGATTTGTTTTATTCTTTAGCCTTTCTTTAGCTCCTTTAAAATCCAATTGTTCTACCCATCTATCTAAATTTTCACAGGTCATTTTTTCCTCCAACTTTCTTTTCTTAAATAACCATTATATCATTTTTCTTTACTTATTTAAACCATTAACTATAATTATATTAAAAGTTTTATATATTAATATTGAATAATTTATTTTAATATGGGTATTTATCAATTATGGCATAAAAGGGGTGAAAAAAAATATGACAAAATTAGAATTATTTTATAAAGATGTTTGTCCTTATTGTCAAAAGGTTTTTAGATTTATTGATAAATATAATTTAAGGGACAAAATCACATTTACAAATATAAGCTCTAATCCTGCTGATAAGGATAGATTAATAGAAGTTGGCGGCTCTGTACAAGTGCCTTGTTTATTTATCGATGACAAACCTATGTATGAGTCAAGTGATATTATTGAATATTTAAAAAATAATTTAGTAAAATAGTTTTTCTAAAGAGGAGATTTATAATGGCAAAATTAGAATTATACTATATGAGTACTTGTCCCTTCTCTAAAAAAGTTTTAAATTATATTGAAGAAAATAAAATTGAAGACAAAATCATTTTTAAAGATATTAATTTAAATGATTATGATAAGGAAACTTTAGAAAAAGTTACGGGAAAAGTTCAGGTGCCTTGTATATTCATTGATGGAAAACCAATGTTTGAATCAGATGGAATAATTAATTATTTAAAAGAAAATATAATTTAAGTAAGCTTATAATAGAAAAATAGACATAAATACATGTCTATTTTTTATATTATAAATAAAAAATTTAATTTTATGTTTAAAATATTTATACTGGGTATATATTAAATACAAATTATAATTTTATTTATGACGTACCAACTAAAAATTAAAAATATAAATTAAGTAGTGGTTTTGTATGAGATGTCATATTTAATCTAAAGACATAATTTATATTCTATTTATAAAATTATAATTTAAAAATAGATAATCTAAGGTTATTATAAATAACAAAAGATTAGATAATAAAGAATTAAAAATAAAAAAGAAGGGAAATGATAATTATGATGGAGCCTAAAACAGATCGTTGGTATAGTCATACTTAAAAGAGATTCTAGCTTATAAAAGTTATAGAATCTCTTTTTTGTTTCCTAAATTTAATAAAAAAATTATAAAAAATCCTAGTAGGAATTCTACTAGGATTTAAATTAATCTAATATATATAATTTTACTGTTTTTCTACCCCATTCGTAACATCTACTAACTGAATCAAAGTGTACATCAATTTTATTTCCCTTAATTGCTCCACCTGTATCTCCAGCTACAGCGTAACCATATCCTTCAACATAAACCTTAGTTCCTAAAGGAATTACATTTCTATCAACTGCTATGACATTTGGGTTTTGACTTAAGTCAATTCCTGATGCTGTCTTGTTTGATAGACCAGCTTCATTTCTACTATAAGCTGTTGCAGTAACGCTCATTACTTTTGAATAAGAAAAGTCTTGGCTACCACCGTTTACATTTGATTCTTCTTTTACAGTTTCTTTTGGAGCTTCTTTAGCTATTTCAGTAGCTGAAAGGTATTTTGAACTTACGTATGCTGTTTTGCCATTGTAGTCAAATTTTAGCCAACCATCTTCTTCAACACCTGTAACTTTATCTCCTTTTGAAAATGTACCAATTATTGAATGTCCTGTTCCCGCTCCAGTTCTAATATTTAAACTTTGTGTAACCCAAGCAGTTTTTTCTGTTCCTTGGTTAATATTGTAAACTACATTTCCGCTAAGATCTTTTATAGCTAATTCTAATTGGTCATTATTTAATAAAGTTCTAACAAATTGTTTCATATATGAATATGAAACTGTTTCAGTTGAAACTGTATAAAGATTTTCTATTCCTTTAATATTTCCAACTTTTTCACTTACACTGGAATTATCAACTAATACTACTGGAGCTTCTAAACTTGAAGCTAAAGATGATGCCAAAATAGAATCTTGGTAATTTTCTCCATTAGCTAACACTAATGTATTAAATGAACCGTATCTTTCACTTATCTTTAAAGAAGTTTCATGTCTATTAGAACCAGCTATTGTATTGTTTTTTATATCTTCAATGTTTTTATCAGCTAATTTATATACTTCTTCTTTTGTGTTTTGTGGAAGTGAACCTTCTCCACCAACAAAGTATATGTTAGAGTCTTTGTTTTCTTTAATATATTCTTTTGTTACTTCTGGAACAGTATTAGTATCTACTAAGATAATATTCATATCATTTTTTACTGCCAATGAAGTTGCTGCTAAAGAATCCGCTAAAGCATTACCGTTAGTAATTATAATGTCTCTATTGTCCTTTAGTTTGTCTGCTATTTTAACAGCTGTCTCATATCTATCAGAGCCAGATATTCTTCCTTTGTAGTTATTTAACTTTGAAACTACAGATTCAGGAATAATTTGTTCCCCACCAACAGCATAAACATTTTTTGCTTCATTTACTATTGCTAAAGAACTTTCAGATAATTTTCCATTTTCTAAAAATACTATAGCTCCATTATTTTCTCCTGATAAAACTCCTCCTGGAATTCCATCTATTAATTCTTCTGAACTTAATATATAAACATTTTCTGCTTTTTTCTCATTAAATCTAGCTACCTGACTAACTGTACTTGATAAGCTACTATTGTTAATACTTACTGCATTAAAACCTTCATTTGCTAAACTAGGAGTTAATGAAGAAAATATTACAGAGCCTATAACTAATCCGGAAACTAATTTCTTTTTTATACTCAAAATATTTCTCCTTAATCTTTATTACAAATTTTTGTAACCTTTTTGTAACTATTTCTATTACGCTAATTATTTTAGCCTATAGAAAAAATAGTGTCAATTTAAAGTTGAATATTTTTGAGTTTTTTAGCAAAAAATGTGGATTTTTCATATTTAAAATTAGAATATTTAATTTTTGTAACTTTTTTGTAACCTATGACCTCTTTAAGACTGTATTTTCCAATGATTAAAATCCTTATAAAAAATAGGTAAATTTATTCAAATAATTAAGCGTGTTTTGTTACTTTTTTGTAACATTCCGGCTCTTTAACTCTCTATTTAAGTCGTAAACATATCTATTTAATATCTTTTCAAGATTTAAAAACAATACACTTGAAATAATTGTAGACAGATTATTCATTTTATTTTCCTGGTAAATTCTTACATTAGTAGTATTTTTATCTATTTCATTAAAATCCACTTCGAATTTTCCATCAATTAATCTATTATTAAATTTTAATTTATATTTTTTATTTTCTATTTTTTCTTCTATAGTATAATGTGTTTTTAAATCATTTATATTAATTTCTTCAAATTCCTTTTCATTGATTTTTTTAAAGCTTTTAATATCATTTCTCCATATAATATTTTCCCTATTTGTAATTATTTCCCAAACTTGTTCTATTGGATATTGGAACTTTGAATTGACTTCTGCTTTTTTAATCATATGCTTCTCCTATTAACTCAATTTTTTTCAAAATCAATTTATCTATATTTTCTAAATAATCCCTCATATTCATATAGTTTCTGTGGTTTAAAATCATATTGTTTTCCTTTATTATTTTAGAGCTTGCTCCCATACCTATACCTATAATATTTTCAACTTCTTCCATCATAGTAATATTATAGATACATTCTTTTCCCTTTTTAGAAAAACCTATATTCTCCATATTTCCCAAAATCTGTTTTTGCCTGTATAAGTAATACGGAATAAAATCATTTTTATTAGCAAAGTCCACTGCCATATTCATCATGTTTAAAACATTGTTTTTTTCATCTTCTAAATTTAGGGATTTTTCACTTATTTTAGATCCTTTTTTCACCGCTAGTGTATGAATGGTTAAA
It encodes:
- a CDS encoding glutaredoxin family protein; translated protein: MAKLELYYMSTCPFSKKVLNYIEENKIEDKIIFKDINLNDYDKETLEKVTGKVQVPCIFIDGKPMFESDGIINYLKENII
- a CDS encoding cell wall-binding repeat-containing protein yields the protein MSIKKKLVSGLVIGSVIFSSLTPSLANEGFNAVSINNSSLSSTVSQVARFNEKKAENVYILSSEELIDGIPGGVLSGENNGAIVFLENGKLSESSLAIVNEAKNVYAVGGEQIIPESVVSKLNNYKGRISGSDRYETAVKIADKLKDNRDIIITNGNALADSLAATSLAVKNDMNIILVDTNTVPEVTKEYIKENKDSNIYFVGGEGSLPQNTKEEVYKLADKNIEDIKNNTIAGSNRHETSLKISERYGSFNTLVLANGENYQDSILASSLASSLEAPVVLVDNSSVSEKVGNIKGIENLYTVSTETVSYSYMKQFVRTLLNNDQLELAIKDLSGNVVYNINQGTEKTAWVTQSLNIRTGAGTGHSIIGTFSKGDKVTGVEEDGWLKFDYNGKTAYVSSKYLSATEIAKEAPKETVKEESNVNGGSQDFSYSKVMSVTATAYSRNEAGLSNKTASGIDLSQNPNVIAVDRNVIPLGTKVYVEGYGYAVAGDTGGAIKGNKIDVHFDSVSRCYEWGRKTVKLYILD
- the ilvA gene encoding threonine ammonia-lyase, with amino-acid sequence MTCENLDRWVEQLDFKGAKERLKNKTNPTRLIYSDAFSNIFGNEIYLKPENLQVTGAFKIRGAYNKISKMTEEQKTKGLISASAGNHAQGVAYSAKEAGASATIVMPSTTPLIKVEGTRKYGVDVLLYGTNFDEAFHKAEEIAKEKNLEFVHPFDDLDVIEGQGTISLEILKEQPDMDIIIVPIGGGGLISGIAVAAKQINPNIKIIGVEPEGAKSMTCSIEDGHITCLDNVDTIADGVAVKEPGKITYELVRNYVDEIISVSDYEIMESFIEIMETHKLMAESSGAMSVAAAKKLKVWNKKVACVISGGNIDMVTISTMVQKGLISKGRLFGFTVLLPDRPGELLNIARILAEMSANVVEVSHDQFKTADRLTDVVLQVQVEANGHDHINKIIERLYNEGYKVKRTS
- a CDS encoding glutaredoxin family protein, with amino-acid sequence MTKLELFYKDVCPYCQKVFRFIDKYNLRDKITFTNISSNPADKDRLIEVGGSVQVPCLFIDDKPMYESSDIIEYLKNNLVK